A region from the Pseudomonas promysalinigenes genome encodes:
- a CDS encoding molybdopterin oxidoreductase family protein, protein MTTTLHHRACHLCEAICGLNIEIRQGDEGQALISSIKGDAADPFSRGHICPKAVALQDIQNDPDRLRQPHRRVGNQWLPIGWDEAFALAADRLWEIQQAYGRNAVAVYQGNPSVHNYGLMTHSNYFLGLLKTRNRFSATSVDQLPQHLTSHLMYGHGLLLPIPDIDHTDFMLILGGNPLASNGSIMTVPDVEKRLKALRGRGGRLVVVDPRRSETAAIADQHLFIRPGGDAALLCGLLNTLFDEQLTRGSHLPVSGLDQVREAILPFTPEAMSAHCGIEATAIRRLARDFASADKAVCYGRMGVSTQTFGTLCHWLVQVINLVTGNLDREGGALCTEPAVDLVSTTSGGHFNAWQSRVSGLPEYGGELPVAALAEEMLVAGEGQVRALVTVAGNPVLSTPNGRQLDGALQGLEFMLSIDLYINETTRHADLILPSTTALENDHYDSTFNLLAVRNVTRFNRAILPKPDGALHDWEIFVGLAQAFAKRADVELKPTIAPAQMIDVALRRGRYGQGSVWNLSLQALDEHPHGLDLGPLRANLQGRLATASKTVEAAPRVVLDDLQRLAGQAPGAPAQLLLIGRRHVRSNNSWMHNYHRLVKGKPRHQLLMHPQDLLQRGLHDGQRVRVRSRTGSLEVEVQACEDMMPGVVSLPHGFGHGRTGVQLQVAQAQAGVSANDLTDEHLRDQVSGNAALNGVPVDVEAA, encoded by the coding sequence ATGACCACAACCTTGCATCATCGTGCCTGTCACCTGTGTGAAGCGATCTGCGGGCTGAATATCGAGATCCGCCAGGGTGATGAAGGTCAGGCCCTGATCAGTTCGATCAAAGGCGACGCCGCCGACCCGTTCAGTCGCGGGCATATCTGCCCCAAGGCGGTAGCGCTTCAGGATATTCAGAATGATCCGGATCGCTTGCGCCAGCCCCACAGGCGGGTGGGCAACCAGTGGCTGCCGATCGGCTGGGACGAGGCATTCGCCCTGGCCGCCGACAGGCTGTGGGAAATCCAGCAGGCATACGGGCGCAACGCAGTGGCGGTGTATCAAGGCAACCCAAGTGTGCATAACTACGGGCTGATGACTCACAGCAACTACTTCCTCGGCCTGCTCAAGACCCGTAATCGGTTTTCCGCCACGTCGGTCGACCAGTTGCCGCAGCATCTGACCAGCCACCTGATGTATGGCCACGGCCTGCTGTTGCCCATACCGGATATCGACCATACCGATTTCATGCTGATCCTCGGTGGCAACCCGCTGGCATCCAACGGCAGCATCATGACCGTACCGGATGTCGAAAAGCGCCTGAAGGCCTTGCGTGGCCGCGGCGGTCGTCTGGTGGTGGTCGACCCCCGGCGCAGCGAAACTGCGGCTATTGCAGACCAGCATCTATTCATTCGGCCTGGCGGCGATGCTGCCTTGCTCTGTGGTCTGCTCAACACGCTGTTCGACGAGCAACTGACGCGTGGTTCGCATTTGCCAGTAAGCGGGTTGGATCAGGTACGTGAAGCGATCTTGCCATTCACGCCGGAGGCAATGAGTGCCCACTGTGGGATCGAGGCCACCGCGATCCGCCGCTTGGCTCGGGACTTCGCATCTGCCGACAAAGCGGTCTGCTATGGGCGCATGGGTGTTTCAACCCAAACTTTCGGCACGCTTTGCCATTGGCTGGTGCAGGTGATCAACCTGGTTACCGGCAACCTGGATCGTGAAGGCGGGGCGCTGTGTACCGAACCTGCGGTGGATCTTGTTTCGACGACCTCAGGTGGTCATTTCAACGCCTGGCAGAGCCGAGTGTCGGGCCTGCCCGAGTACGGGGGAGAATTACCGGTAGCGGCCCTGGCCGAGGAGATGCTGGTCGCAGGCGAAGGCCAGGTGCGGGCATTGGTGACGGTTGCTGGTAATCCGGTGCTGTCCACGCCCAACGGCAGGCAATTGGACGGGGCGTTGCAAGGGCTGGAGTTCATGCTCAGCATCGACCTCTACATCAACGAAACCACCCGCCATGCCGACCTGATCCTGCCTTCGACAACGGCGCTGGAAAACGATCACTACGACAGCACCTTCAACTTGCTGGCCGTACGCAATGTGACCCGCTTCAACCGCGCCATCCTGCCCAAGCCCGATGGTGCTTTGCATGACTGGGAAATTTTCGTCGGCCTTGCCCAGGCGTTCGCCAAACGTGCCGACGTGGAGCTCAAGCCCACCATCGCGCCGGCTCAGATGATCGATGTGGCGCTTCGCAGAGGGCGTTATGGTCAAGGCAGTGTCTGGAATCTTTCGCTGCAGGCCTTGGATGAGCATCCTCACGGCCTCGATCTTGGCCCGTTGCGCGCTAACTTGCAGGGGCGCCTGGCAACTGCCAGCAAAACCGTCGAAGCGGCGCCGCGGGTTGTGCTGGATGACTTGCAGCGCTTGGCCGGGCAGGCGCCTGGGGCGCCAGCCCAGTTGCTGTTGATAGGCCGTCGCCACGTACGCAGCAACAACTCATGGATGCATAACTATCATCGGCTGGTCAAAGGCAAGCCGCGTCATCAATTGCTGATGCATCCGCAGGACTTGCTGCAACGTGGACTGCACGATGGCCAGCGTGTGCGGGTTCGTTCACGTACCGGTTCTCTGGAGGTCGAGGTTCAGGCTTGTGAGGACATGATGCCCGGTGTTGTCAGCTTGCCCCATGGTTTTGGCCATGGGCGAACGGGCGTGCAGTTGCAGGTCGCCCAGGCTCAAGCAGGTGTCAGTGCCAACGACCTCACAGATGAGCACCTGCGCGATCAGGTTTCCGGTAATGCGGCCCTCAATGGCGTGCCGGTGGATGTAGAGGCGGCCTGA
- the grxD gene encoding Grx4 family monothiol glutaredoxin, which yields MDIIETIKEQIANNTILLYMKGSPNAPQCGFSARASQAVMGCGEKFAYVDILQNPEIRANLPKYANWPTFPQLWVAGELVGGSDIMLEMFEKGELQTLIKDAAAKAKASEA from the coding sequence ATGGATATCATCGAAACGATCAAAGAGCAGATTGCCAACAACACCATTCTGCTTTACATGAAAGGCTCGCCGAATGCCCCCCAGTGTGGCTTTTCTGCGCGTGCCTCGCAGGCTGTGATGGGTTGCGGCGAGAAGTTCGCCTACGTCGACATCCTGCAGAACCCGGAAATCCGCGCCAACCTGCCAAAATACGCCAACTGGCCGACCTTCCCGCAGCTGTGGGTAGCCGGTGAGCTGGTTGGTGGTAGCGACATCATGCTGGAAATGTTCGAAAAGGGTGAGCTGCAGACCTTGATCAAAGACGCAGCCGCTAAAGCCAAGGCTTCTGAAGCCTGA